A single window of Senegalia massiliensis DNA harbors:
- a CDS encoding rhomboid family intramembrane serine protease, with protein MDRLRINYNAPVTLTFTFTALGVLLLKEIYGIEFMTYIFTNYRTSVDDPMQYIRLFSYVLGHSSWQHFTSNFLIILLLGPILEEKYGSKPLIKMILITTFVTGFLNVILFRTGLIGASGIVFMMIILSSFANTRSGYIPLTLIIVGVIFIGRELVDAITLKDNISQMAHIVGGISGAGLGGIQLTNKKSYKKKYRA; from the coding sequence ATGGATAGATTAAGAATTAATTATAATGCACCAGTTACATTAACATTTACTTTTACTGCATTAGGTGTATTGTTATTAAAAGAGATATATGGAATAGAGTTTATGACATATATTTTTACTAACTATAGAACATCTGTAGATGACCCTATGCAATATATTAGGCTTTTTAGTTATGTATTAGGACATAGTTCATGGCAACATTTCACAAGTAATTTTCTAATAATATTATTGTTAGGTCCTATATTAGAAGAAAAATATGGTTCTAAACCATTAATAAAAATGATATTAATAACTACATTTGTAACAGGATTTTTAAATGTAATCTTATTTAGAACAGGGCTTATTGGAGCAAGTGGAATAGTATTTATGATGATAATACTTAGTTCGTTTGCCAATACAAGATCAGGTTATATTCCACTTACACTTATAATAGTGGGAGTAATATTTATAGGTAGAGAATTAGTTGATGCAATAACATTAAAAGATAATATATCACAAATGGCACATATAGTTGGAGGAATTTCAGGAGCAGGACTTGGAGGTATTCAGTTAACTAATAAAAAAAGTTATAAAAAGAAATACAGAGCTTAA
- a CDS encoding diacylglycerol/lipid kinase family protein gives MYKNALLIYNGNAGQKKKNKLLGEIIPILSNEIDNLTIAKTKKVNHAEEIAYEKGKEYDVVISLGGDGTLHEVINGIARLKNPPIVAILPSGTCNDFARSLNIPLNLKDASNTILKGNVSEIDIGKVNNRYFTNFVGTGLITDISENVNSNTKNIMGRISYYTSTIKSMSEKDDFEFILHTENNKLKDKAGMVVILNGNHVGSTLVPVKNISMTDGMFDIFIVYNAGFSLLIKYLTQKENFEENITENEIKHIKANEIKLETKNEMMIDTDGEVYLNTPVNVDVENKKIKFITG, from the coding sequence ATGTATAAAAATGCCCTTCTTATATATAATGGAAATGCAGGTCAAAAAAAGAAAAATAAATTACTTGGAGAAATTATTCCTATTTTAAGTAATGAAATAGATAATTTAACTATAGCTAAAACTAAAAAAGTAAATCATGCCGAAGAAATAGCATATGAAAAAGGAAAAGAATATGATGTTGTAATATCCCTTGGTGGAGATGGTACATTACATGAAGTAATAAATGGTATAGCAAGGTTAAAAAACCCACCAATAGTTGCTATACTTCCTAGTGGTACATGTAATGATTTTGCTAGAAGCTTAAATATACCTTTAAATTTAAAGGATGCTTCTAATACTATATTAAAAGGCAATGTGTCAGAAATTGATATTGGAAAAGTTAATAATAGGTATTTTACAAATTTTGTAGGCACAGGACTTATTACTGATATATCTGAAAATGTAAATTCTAACACTAAAAATATTATGGGTAGAATAAGTTATTATACCAGTACTATAAAGAGTATGAGTGAAAAAGATGATTTTGAATTTATTTTACACACAGAAAATAACAAACTAAAAGATAAAGCAGGAATGGTAGTAATATTAAATGGGAATCATGTAGGTTCTACATTAGTACCAGTAAAAAATATATCTATGACAGATGGTATGTTTGATATATTTATAGTTTATAATGCTGGATTTTCACTTTTAATTAAATACTTGACTCAAAAAGAAAACTTTGAAGAAAATATAACGGAAAATGAAATAAAACATATAAAAGCAAATGAAATAAAATTAGAAACAAAAAATGAAATGATGATTGATACAGATGGGGAAGTATATTTAAATACACCTGTAAATGTAGATGTAGAAAATAAAAAAATAAAATTTATAACAGGTTAA
- a CDS encoding TraB/GumN family protein yields MSNLEREGNMAEENITRLDINDKEIILIGTAHVSKKSAEQVKEMIDNEKPDTVCIELDKGRYKSITEGKKWSDTDIVSVIKQKKATLLLVNLMMSSFQKRMANQFGINPGEEMITAINSAKENDAKIVLADRDIQITFQRIWRGIGFMGKMKLLTGLVYSMFSDEEVSEEELERLKTEDILTSMLDELKDSFPKLKTTLIDERDKYLAQKIKDAPGNKIIAVLGAGHIPGIKEEIHKENNLNKLKSLPPKSNTSKYIKWTIPIVILAIILFTLINSREMALDQTIGWVLWNGSLSAIGALIALAHPLSILTAFVVAPISSLNPLLAAGWFVGLAEAFIRKPKVRDFENLSDDITTVKGFWKNKVTHILLVVVLANLGSVFGTMIGGAEVIRIFLDLF; encoded by the coding sequence ATGAGTAATTTAGAAAGAGAGGGTAATATGGCAGAAGAAAACATTACAAGGTTAGATATAAATGATAAAGAAATAATACTTATAGGTACAGCGCATGTATCCAAAAAAAGTGCTGAACAAGTAAAAGAGATGATAGATAATGAAAAACCTGATACAGTATGCATAGAGCTTGATAAAGGAAGATATAAATCAATAACTGAAGGCAAAAAATGGAGCGATACTGATATAGTATCTGTAATAAAACAAAAAAAGGCTACACTATTACTTGTAAATTTAATGATGAGTTCATTTCAAAAGAGAATGGCAAATCAATTTGGAATAAACCCAGGAGAAGAAATGATAACAGCTATAAATTCTGCAAAAGAAAATGATGCAAAAATAGTTTTAGCTGATAGAGATATCCAAATAACATTTCAACGTATTTGGAGAGGAATAGGATTTATGGGTAAAATGAAATTACTTACAGGACTAGTTTATAGTATGTTTAGTGATGAGGAAGTAAGTGAAGAAGAATTAGAGCGTTTAAAAACAGAAGATATACTAACTTCAATGTTAGATGAATTAAAAGATTCGTTTCCAAAGCTTAAAACTACGTTAATAGATGAAAGGGATAAATATCTTGCTCAGAAAATAAAAGATGCCCCAGGAAATAAAATAATTGCAGTACTTGGTGCAGGACATATACCAGGTATAAAAGAAGAAATTCATAAAGAAAATAATTTAAATAAGCTTAAAAGTTTACCACCAAAATCAAATACTTCAAAATATATAAAGTGGACTATACCTATTGTAATTCTAGCTATAATACTTTTTACACTTATTAATAGTCGTGAAATGGCACTAGATCAAACTATAGGTTGGGTTTTATGGAATGGTTCACTTTCAGCAATAGGAGCTCTTATTGCATTAGCACATCCATTATCTATTCTTACAGCTTTTGTAGTAGCACCTATAAGTTCACTTAATCCTCTACTTGCAGCAGGTTGGTTTGTAGGACTTGCAGAAGCATTTATTAGAAAACCAAAAGTAAGAGATTTTGAAAATTTATCAGACGATATTACAACAGTAAAAGGATTTTGGAAAAACAAAGTAACTCATATATTACTTGTAGTAGTTCTTGCAAATCTAGGTAGTGTATTTGGAACTATGATAGGTGGAGCA